Proteins encoded together in one Desulfovibrio intestinalis window:
- the mutL gene encoding DNA mismatch repair endonuclease MutL, producing the protein MSEKNRHIRLLPPELRNQIAAGEVVERPASVLKELVENSLDAQAGQIDVRLENGGQSLISVQDDGSGIPADDLELAVTRHATSKITCLDDLERILSYGFRGEALPSIASVSRFSITSAHEGEDGRVTAHRVDVEHGLLKNSGPAALHRGTLVEVRDLFSNIPARLKFLKTPSTEFKRAQDWMARLALTRPEVGFSLHSGEREALRFLPGQTLAGRLGILWPRLIVDALRPFDGQRHGIRAHGLAALPNVSQPRGDRILLYVNGRSVTDKRLLAAVREAYKGRMTSRDYPQIVLFVEMDPAEVDVNVHPAKSEVRFRDESAIFSAVLHAVQGALVTSFDVADAAWHDAASTGGADNAAAESAGAAPRPQGFWGRLDNPPLMQRPEPENSADEGEWRVSVPFSGQVQGSGQGDVQNLGQGYASGFTQAYAVPHGDASSPGWEQPHGQTLLSGAVREAAGYAAAAHAGAEVQGQPLPDGRFVQPDGADADGYGRMAEDSAAYTATYATDSGTANFDHNAAAHGAAPSPDDQAVRDRQPLRVENVEYLGQVADTYLVLRDRAGALLLLDQHAAHERILYARMRRGGFAGSGQLLALPLEMPLHPAERERLFELRGTLESLGFVMETSASGLEVRGMPPVLSRAEARDFLREALAGRKDDLAGMFISMSCKAAIKAGQRLTDDEAAGLLRQWLATDDREYCPHGRPCILRWDGVELEKLFKRRQS; encoded by the coding sequence ATGTCTGAAAAAAATCGTCATATACGTCTGCTACCGCCTGAGCTGCGCAACCAGATCGCCGCGGGCGAAGTGGTTGAACGGCCCGCCAGCGTGTTGAAGGAACTGGTGGAAAACAGCCTGGATGCCCAGGCTGGCCAGATTGATGTTCGCCTCGAAAACGGCGGTCAAAGCCTTATCAGCGTGCAGGATGACGGCAGCGGCATTCCCGCGGATGATCTGGAACTGGCCGTCACCCGTCACGCCACCAGCAAGATAACCTGCCTTGATGATCTGGAGCGTATTCTCTCCTACGGCTTCCGTGGTGAAGCCTTGCCAAGCATAGCTTCAGTATCGCGTTTTTCCATCACGTCCGCCCACGAAGGTGAGGACGGGCGCGTCACGGCACACCGCGTGGACGTGGAACACGGCCTGCTTAAAAACTCCGGCCCGGCGGCCTTGCATAGGGGTACGCTGGTGGAAGTGCGCGACCTTTTTTCCAACATACCAGCCCGCTTAAAGTTTTTAAAGACCCCCTCCACCGAGTTCAAACGTGCTCAGGACTGGATGGCCCGTCTGGCGCTCACCCGGCCGGAGGTTGGCTTCAGCCTGCATTCTGGCGAGCGTGAAGCCTTGCGGTTTCTGCCGGGGCAAACACTGGCGGGACGCCTTGGCATTTTGTGGCCGCGGCTTATTGTGGACGCCCTGCGCCCCTTTGACGGGCAGAGGCACGGCATACGCGCCCACGGTCTGGCGGCGCTGCCCAACGTGAGCCAGCCGCGCGGCGACCGGATTTTGCTGTACGTCAACGGGCGCTCCGTTACGGATAAACGCCTGCTGGCCGCTGTGCGCGAAGCTTACAAGGGGCGCATGACCAGCCGGGATTACCCGCAAATAGTGCTCTTTGTGGAAATGGACCCGGCGGAAGTGGATGTTAACGTGCACCCGGCCAAGAGCGAGGTGCGCTTCAGGGACGAATCCGCAATTTTTTCAGCTGTGCTGCACGCTGTTCAGGGCGCGCTTGTCACGTCCTTTGACGTGGCCGACGCCGCCTGGCACGACGCTGCTTCTACTGGCGGCGCTGACAACGCAGCGGCGGAATCGGCAGGCGCTGCTCCGCGCCCGCAAGGCTTCTGGGGGCGGCTGGACAATCCCCCGCTCATGCAGCGGCCTGAACCGGAAAATAGCGCAGATGAAGGCGAATGGCGCGTCAGCGTGCCGTTCTCTGGTCAGGTTCAGGGCTCTGGTCAAGGTGATGTGCAGAATTTGGGGCAGGGTTATGCCTCAGGCTTTACCCAGGCGTACGCAGTTCCGCATGGAGACGCCAGCAGCCCCGGCTGGGAACAGCCGCATGGCCAGACGCTGCTTTCAGGTGCAGTACGAGAGGCCGCAGGGTATGCCGCAGCGGCGCATGCAGGTGCGGAAGTTCAGGGGCAGCCTTTGCCGGACGGACGTTTCGTGCAGCCCGATGGGGCGGATGCTGATGGCTATGGGCGCATGGCAGAAGACAGCGCCGCGTACACTGCGACGTACGCTACAGATTCTGGCACCGCAAATTTTGACCACAATGCCGCCGCCCACGGAGCTGCCCCCTCGCCTGACGACCAAGCCGTGAGGGACCGCCAGCCCCTGCGAGTGGAGAATGTGGAATATCTGGGTCAGGTGGCAGACACTTATCTGGTTTTGCGCGACAGAGCCGGGGCCCTGCTTTTGCTGGACCAGCACGCCGCCCATGAGCGCATACTCTACGCCCGCATGCGCCGGGGCGGTTTTGCGGGGTCAGGGCAGTTGCTGGCCCTGCCGCTGGAAATGCCCCTGCATCCGGCAGAGCGCGAGCGCTTGTTTGAATTGCGCGGCACGCTGGAATCCCTTGGCTTTGTAATGGAAACCTCGGCCAGCGGGCTTGAGGTCAGGGGCATGCCTCCCGTACTTTCACGGGCAGAGGCCAGGGATTTTTTGCGTGAGGCTCTGGCGGGCCGCAAGGACGATCTGGCGGGCATGTTCATATCCATGTCGTGCAAGGCCGCCATCAAGGCCGGACAGCGCCTCACGGATGACGAAGCCGCTGGGCTTCTGCGTCAGTGGCTGGCTACTGACGACAGGGAGTACTGCCCGCATGGCCGTCCCTGCATCCTGCGCTGGGATGGCGTGGAGCTGGAGAAGCTTTTCAAGCGGCGGCAATCGTGA
- a CDS encoding S8 family serine peptidase: MFLSLQARKLRRFCNLSQPLLLLLLFLFTSSQVNAASADSFKSQEYWNSTGLDFIHAADAYALGYTGAGITLGIVDTSVRTSHPELAGKIGSVDMPIDDLTGLPYIPNWKYDRHGSHVAGIMAASRNGTGMHGVAFDAKLISAAILGHETGSTTGLTPPDLLSLFGARPDVRVINNSWGLSYAPILEPGMDVPSIIQNLVENDEDLAVDRQLAELATDYNKVIVFAAGNDTFMAPAFQSSLPRYLPDLKAWLSVISLDIGNITTAADGTRTISPTGISWFSNLGHKAQLWSVSAPGSDINSLNATNNGYTLMSGTSMAAPYVSGTLGLVQQAFPWMTGKQLADAVLTTADNSFVAPTHLVQYSLDGNGYIDKVVITIVDNAVPSPTGATVKQWIDDAYPLETWIRDTLKDLIDQGQQSIQYLSREEVFGQGLLDAGKAVRGIARLDANRMTADDVITLSELGGKHALETFDTQGYVAEFSNDITQRMWEDSYHHADFLAGADATALRGLNVGLRKAGDGLLVLSGTNDYSGLTVVEGGALAVSQRADGTGGVLQNSDVLVRQNGILMGDGEIQRSVLNKGTVAPGYRGLILKVNSYTQDADGALHIGITADKQYSVLSATTATLDGALRFSPAPGFYSDGYAISVNSVQAVSSSGMFDSVGMVSSSPTLSFSVASSNGTGSAALGQQRMRNAYSRYADSSTTANVGDALYLAAGSASGDMQNLFQALDWTDVSGSGVAPAMEQLSPNSYDAVARAGLDAQRQLNLLLVKRFLGGSAPVATASGTGLSSGDAAFGGWQAWALPFGSYSNVNANGGSAGFTSSGAGLALGVDRQWDSGLTAGLDVALSGRRTYMHYAGEAKAETLAASVGGHAHFKPLWWDGGYVMGMARVGFEDVNMKRAVNFNGYLRKHDSRWTGLTTDLLAGGGKNWSWTPSWGGVEAGPLGWFEYSLSSRPGFTEGGAGASALKLDAATDDSLSSVLGAHAKLSRTLENGTTLSWDTLAGWRHDWLDGSFHSDASFKGYDASFESQSDIPGRDAMLVQTGLRATHASGFFAQVELGAEFFRSHSSSCSGGISFGLEF; encoded by the coding sequence GTGTTTCTTTCTTTACAGGCTCGCAAGTTACGTCGTTTTTGCAATCTGTCTCAGCCTTTATTGCTTTTGCTGCTGTTCCTTTTCACATCATCTCAAGTAAACGCGGCCAGTGCTGACAGTTTTAAATCGCAGGAATACTGGAACAGCACCGGGCTTGATTTTATCCATGCAGCGGATGCCTATGCTCTGGGCTATACTGGCGCTGGCATAACATTGGGCATTGTTGACACCTCTGTGCGCACAAGTCATCCGGAGCTTGCAGGAAAAATTGGAAGCGTGGACATGCCCATCGACGATCTTACTGGCCTGCCCTATATACCCAACTGGAAATATGACAGGCACGGCAGTCATGTGGCGGGCATTATGGCGGCCTCGCGCAACGGTACAGGCATGCACGGCGTGGCCTTTGACGCCAAGCTTATCTCGGCGGCCATACTGGGGCATGAAACAGGTTCAACTACAGGGCTTACTCCCCCCGATCTTTTAAGCCTGTTTGGCGCACGTCCCGATGTGCGCGTCATCAACAACAGCTGGGGCTTGAGTTATGCTCCCATTCTTGAACCAGGAATGGATGTTCCCTCAATAATCCAGAATCTTGTAGAAAATGATGAGGATCTGGCTGTTGACAGGCAACTGGCTGAACTTGCAACGGATTATAACAAGGTTATCGTCTTCGCCGCCGGAAATGACACATTTATGGCCCCCGCCTTTCAGAGTTCACTGCCGCGTTATCTCCCGGACCTGAAAGCCTGGCTCAGCGTTATCTCTCTGGATATTGGCAACATTACAACAGCGGCTGACGGTACACGCACAATCAGCCCCACCGGGATCAGCTGGTTCAGTAATCTGGGGCACAAAGCCCAGCTCTGGAGCGTGTCCGCGCCAGGCAGTGACATCAATTCTCTCAACGCTACCAATAACGGTTACACGCTTATGAGCGGAACCAGCATGGCCGCGCCCTATGTGAGCGGGACGCTGGGGCTGGTACAGCAGGCTTTTCCGTGGATGACGGGCAAGCAACTGGCTGACGCCGTGCTGACAACGGCTGACAACAGCTTTGTAGCGCCCACGCACCTTGTGCAATATTCCCTTGATGGCAATGGCTACATTGACAAGGTTGTTATTACCATTGTGGATAACGCCGTGCCTTCTCCTACCGGTGCAACAGTCAAGCAATGGATAGATGATGCCTACCCATTGGAAACCTGGATAAGGGACACACTGAAAGACCTGATTGATCAGGGCCAGCAAAGTATCCAGTACCTGTCCAGGGAGGAAGTCTTCGGTCAAGGCCTGCTTGACGCGGGCAAGGCAGTGCGCGGCATTGCCAGGCTGGACGCCAACCGCATGACAGCGGACGATGTGATAACGCTGTCCGAATTGGGGGGCAAGCACGCGCTGGAAACATTCGACACGCAGGGCTATGTTGCTGAATTCAGCAATGATATTACGCAGCGTATGTGGGAAGATAGTTATCACCATGCCGATTTTCTGGCTGGTGCCGACGCTACTGCCTTGAGGGGCCTGAATGTGGGCCTGCGCAAGGCTGGTGATGGACTGTTAGTGCTCAGCGGTACCAATGACTACAGTGGATTAACCGTTGTGGAAGGTGGCGCCCTGGCTGTAAGTCAACGAGCCGATGGCACGGGCGGAGTACTGCAAAATAGCGACGTTCTGGTGCGTCAGAACGGTATTCTGATGGGTGACGGTGAAATCCAGAGGAGTGTACTTAACAAAGGTACTGTGGCTCCGGGCTATCGCGGGCTGATTCTCAAGGTGAACAGCTATACCCAAGACGCTGATGGGGCCCTGCATATTGGTATTACTGCCGACAAGCAGTATTCCGTCCTCAGTGCAACAACTGCCACCCTCGACGGGGCATTGCGCTTCTCACCCGCGCCAGGGTTTTATTCAGATGGCTATGCCATAAGTGTCAACAGCGTACAGGCGGTCAGCTCCAGCGGTATGTTTGACAGCGTGGGTATGGTTTCTTCTTCTCCCACACTCAGCTTCAGTGTTGCTTCAAGTAATGGCACTGGATCGGCTGCTTTGGGGCAGCAGCGCATGCGCAACGCCTACAGCCGCTATGCTGACAGCTCCACTACCGCCAACGTTGGCGATGCCCTGTATCTGGCAGCCGGGTCCGCCTCGGGCGACATGCAAAACCTGTTTCAGGCGCTGGACTGGACCGATGTTTCCGGCAGCGGAGTTGCTCCGGCAATGGAGCAACTGAGCCCCAACAGTTATGACGCTGTAGCGCGGGCAGGTCTGGACGCGCAACGCCAGCTCAATCTGCTTCTGGTGAAGCGCTTTCTGGGCGGCAGCGCGCCAGTGGCCACTGCAAGCGGTACGGGCCTGTCCAGCGGAGACGCGGCTTTTGGCGGCTGGCAGGCATGGGCACTGCCTTTTGGCAGCTACAGCAACGTGAACGCCAACGGTGGTTCGGCAGGTTTTACGTCGTCTGGCGCAGGGCTGGCTCTTGGCGTCGACCGCCAGTGGGACAGCGGCCTTACAGCAGGGTTGGATGTGGCGCTTTCTGGCCGCCGCACCTACATGCATTACGCGGGTGAAGCCAAGGCTGAAACCCTTGCCGCTTCCGTGGGCGGCCACGCTCACTTCAAGCCGCTCTGGTGGGACGGCGGGTATGTTATGGGCATGGCCCGTGTGGGCTTTGAAGACGTCAATATGAAGCGCGCGGTAAATTTTAATGGATACCTGCGCAAACATGACAGCCGCTGGACCGGGCTTACCACCGATTTGCTGGCAGGCGGCGGCAAAAACTGGAGCTGGACTCCTTCCTGGGGCGGCGTGGAAGCCGGGCCGCTGGGCTGGTTTGAATACAGCCTGAGTTCAAGGCCCGGATTTACTGAAGGCGGGGCAGGCGCTTCGGCCCTCAAGCTGGACGCCGCCACCGACGACAGCCTTTCTTCTGTGCTTGGCGCGCATGCGAAGCTTTCCCGCACGCTGGAGAACGGCACCACGCTTTCGTGGGACACTCTGGCTGGTTGGCGGCATGACTGGCTTGACGGATCTTTTCACAGTGATGCCAGTTTTAAAGGATATGATGCGAGTTTTGAAAGCCAGTCAGACATTCCGGGCCGCGACGCTATGCTGGTTCAAACCGGTTTGCGGGCAACCCACGCCAGCGGATTTTTTGCACAGGTGGAGCTTGGCGCGGAATTTTTCCGCTCGCACAGTTCCTCTTGTTCCGGGGGTATCAGTTTTGGGCTGGAATTCTAA